One window from the genome of Dermacentor silvarum isolate Dsil-2018 chromosome 7, BIME_Dsil_1.4, whole genome shotgun sequence encodes:
- the LOC119457618 gene encoding transmembrane protein 87A isoform X2 produces the protein MYRSPCFQEFLDVDLLTQEQLAGLNAGAKLFELATVYSRGEDERHQCLHLIDLGALRHHPPLQSLKPKVAGGNGTAVQPTVLPPLSSVNEDGIYMLLLHVRSEGNFSLQVDLSLRGSHGYLSAVDWPFLPFYGVMCGVYVVYAVVWLAVSALQWRDLLRIQFWIGGVIFLGMLEKAVFYAEYQSINATGCSVQGAVLFAEVLSCLKRSLARLLVVVVSLGFGIVKPRLGPMLHRVLGLGAAYFVMASLEGCLRTLKPKNTPDRLLTVLGIGLALLDSAICWWIFSSLSQTTRTLRLRRNVIKLSLYRHFTNTLVFAVLASVVFMVWVTFDHRTAECLTDWKELWFDEGYWHLLFSLVLLVIMVLWRPTNNNKRYAFTPLLDAADDELEEEEFLQQPHDAFEGMKMRSTKPAAGQPAANKEDPEDDLKWVEETIPSSLGETALPSLLDSDEEIMTVRFERNKME, from the exons ATGTACCGCAGCCCTTGCTTCCAGGAGTTCCTCGACGTCGACCTTCTG ACGCAGGAACAGCTTGCGGGGCTGAACGCCGGCGCGAAGCTGTTCGAGTTGGCCACAGTGTACAGTCGCGGTGAAGACGAGCGCCACCAGTGCCTGCACCTGATCGACCTGGGCGCGCTGCGGCACCACCCACCG CTGCAGAGCTTGAAACCCAAGG TTGCAGGAGGCAATGGGACGGCAGTCCAGCCAACAGTGCTGCCGCCCCTGTCCAGCGTGAACGAGGATGGCATCTACATGCTCTTGCTGCATGTGCGCTCTGAGGGCAACTTTTCCTTGCAAG tggacctgTCCCTGCGGGGCAGCCATGGCTACCTCTCGGCCGTCGACTGGCCCTTCCTGCCG TTCTATGGCGTAATGTGTGGCGTGTACGTGGTGTACGCCGTGGTGTGGTTGGCTGTGTCGGCACTCCAGTGGCGAGACCTTCTGCGTATCCAGTTCTGGATCGGTGGTGTCATCTTTCTGG GCATGCTGGAGAAGGCAGTCTTCTACGCCGAATACCAGTCGATCAATGCAACCGGTTGCTCGGTGCAAGGGGCCGTGCTCTTTGCCGAGGTGCTGTCGTGCCTCAAGCGGTCCCTGGCACGGCTCCTGGTGGTGGTGGTCAGTCTGGGCTTTGGCATTGTCAAGCCCAGGCTGGGGCCCATGCTGCACCGTGTGCTGGGGTTAGGGGCCGCCTACTTTGTGATGGCCTCCCTTGAGGGATGCCTGCGCACACTCAAG CCCAAGAACACGCCTGACCGGTTGCTGACGGTGCTGGGCATAGGGCTGGCCCTATTGGACAGCGCCATCTGCTGGTGGATCTTCAGCAGCCTCAGTCAGACAACACGCACGCTGCGGTTGCGTCGCAACGTCATCAAACTCTCCCTATACCGTCACTTCACCAACACTTTGGTGTTTGCCGTTCTGG CATCCGTTGTGTTCATGGTGTGGGTGACTTTCGACCACCGCACAGCTGAGTGCCTGACG GACTGGAAGGAGCTGTGGTTTGACGAGGGCTACTGGCACTTGCTCTTCTCCCTGGTTTTGCTGGTCATCATGGTCCTCTGGCGTCCAACCAACAACAATAAGCG GTATGCCTTCACGCCACTGCTAGATGCTGCTGACGATGAGTTAGAGGAGGAGGAATTCCTTCAGCAGCCTCACGATGCGTTTG AGGGCATGAAGATGCGGTCCACGAAGCCAGCAGCAGGCCAGCCAGCTGCCAACAAGGAGGATCCG GAGGATGACCTGAAGTGGGTCGAGGAGACCATTCCCTCATCCTTGGGAGAAAC ggccctgCCAAGCCTCTTGGACTCGGATGAG GAAATCATGACTGTACGGTTCGAACGGAACAAGATGGAGTGA
- the LOC119457619 gene encoding galectin-4-like translates to MTAKLVSSVQALPLYPEPRLVTFEPVVPMDQPVERLLPGTIIDLSGHVLGSPKRFSINLVTASGDIALHVNPRFDVGNTVFNTFRDGEWENEETVERLPVQQGQNFEAMILVEEMGYKVAFNKNHFADFKHRLLYSMVERLKVDGCVTIHRVEQRPPLGALMPPMEGFQQPEQTLAMEPTIVYNPPTPFLHMLPGGRLAPGLMVYISGRPHSEATSFSLNFQCGGLGSDIAFHFNPRFPRKEMVRNSFQDGDWGTEERKCHGFPFAPGVHFDILIRVLDATYDVAVNGQHYLQFQHRLQPLQRISHFSVEGDVLLAACKFQYC, encoded by the exons ATGACAGCTAAGTTGGTGTCGTCGGTGCAGGCTCTGCCGCTGTATCCGGAACCACGCTTGGTGACATTTGAACCG GTGGTGCCAATGGACCAGCCCGTGGAAAGGCTACTGCCAGGCACTATCATCGATCTCTCGGGCCATGTTCTCGGCAGCCCCAAGAG GTTCAGCATCAACCTCGTGACAGCCAGCGGCGACATCGCCTTGCACGTGAATCCGCGCTTCGACGTCGGCAACACGGTGTTTAACACGTTCCGCGACGGCGAATGGGAAAACGAGGAGACAGTCGAGCGCCTGCCCGTGCAGCAGGGACAGAACTTTGAGGCCATGATACTCGTCGAGGAGATGGGCTACAAG GTGGCCTTCAACAAGAACCACTTTGCGGACTTCAAGCACCGGCTGCTCTACAGCATGGTGGAACGGCTCAAGGTGGACGGCTGTGTCACCATCCACCGCGTCGAGCAGCGGCCACCCCTGGGTGCCCTG ATGCCCCCCATGGAGGGCTTCCAGCAACCGGAACAGACGCTGGCTATGGAGCCAACCATTGTGTACAACCCG CCGACGCCCTTCCTGCACATGTTGCCTGGTGGCCGCCTTGCGCCAGGTCTGATGGTGTATATCAGCGGCCGACCACACAGCGAGGCCACCTC GTTCTCGCTGAACTTCCAATGTGGCGGCCTAGGCTCGGACATTGCGTTCCACTTCAACCCGCGCTTCCCTCGCAAGGAGATGGTGCGCAACAGCTTCCAGGATGGTGACTGGGGAACTGAGGAACGCAAGTGCCATGGTTTCCCCTTTGCCCCTGGGGTGCACTTCGACATTCTCATCCGG GTTTTGGACGCCACCTATGACGTGGCCGTCAATGGCCAGCACTATCTGCAGTTCCAGCACCGGCTGCAGCCACTGCAACGCATTAGCCACTTCAGCGTGGAGGGTGACGTGTTGCTGGCAGCTTGCAAGTTTCAGTACTGCTGA
- the LOC119457618 gene encoding transmembrane protein 87A isoform X1, with translation MRLYFSLLLLCVPSNCFPDQGKWSFKVDNVSNHYFAVQKSLYNGSTVFVTISCEASVPGDALTLQVGWTMYRSPCFQEFLDVDLLTQEQLAGLNAGAKLFELATVYSRGEDERHQCLHLIDLGALRHHPPLQSLKPKVAGGNGTAVQPTVLPPLSSVNEDGIYMLLLHVRSEGNFSLQVDLSLRGSHGYLSAVDWPFLPFYGVMCGVYVVYAVVWLAVSALQWRDLLRIQFWIGGVIFLGMLEKAVFYAEYQSINATGCSVQGAVLFAEVLSCLKRSLARLLVVVVSLGFGIVKPRLGPMLHRVLGLGAAYFVMASLEGCLRTLKPKNTPDRLLTVLGIGLALLDSAICWWIFSSLSQTTRTLRLRRNVIKLSLYRHFTNTLVFAVLASVVFMVWVTFDHRTAECLTDWKELWFDEGYWHLLFSLVLLVIMVLWRPTNNNKRYAFTPLLDAADDELEEEEFLQQPHDAFEGMKMRSTKPAAGQPAANKEDPEDDLKWVEETIPSSLGETALPSLLDSDEEIMTVRFERNKME, from the exons ATGCGGTTATATTTCAGTCTTTTGTTGCTGTGCGTTCCTTCTAACTGTTTTCCTGACCAGGGGAAGTGGTCGTTCAAGGTTGATAAC GTGTCCAATCATTATTTTGCCGTTCAGAAGAGCCTGTACAATGGATCCACGGTCTTTGTGACAA TTTCCTGCGAAGCGAGCGTGCCCGGGGACGCGCTGACGCTGCAGGTCGGCTGGACGATGTACCGCAGCCCTTGCTTCCAGGAGTTCCTCGACGTCGACCTTCTG ACGCAGGAACAGCTTGCGGGGCTGAACGCCGGCGCGAAGCTGTTCGAGTTGGCCACAGTGTACAGTCGCGGTGAAGACGAGCGCCACCAGTGCCTGCACCTGATCGACCTGGGCGCGCTGCGGCACCACCCACCG CTGCAGAGCTTGAAACCCAAGG TTGCAGGAGGCAATGGGACGGCAGTCCAGCCAACAGTGCTGCCGCCCCTGTCCAGCGTGAACGAGGATGGCATCTACATGCTCTTGCTGCATGTGCGCTCTGAGGGCAACTTTTCCTTGCAAG tggacctgTCCCTGCGGGGCAGCCATGGCTACCTCTCGGCCGTCGACTGGCCCTTCCTGCCG TTCTATGGCGTAATGTGTGGCGTGTACGTGGTGTACGCCGTGGTGTGGTTGGCTGTGTCGGCACTCCAGTGGCGAGACCTTCTGCGTATCCAGTTCTGGATCGGTGGTGTCATCTTTCTGG GCATGCTGGAGAAGGCAGTCTTCTACGCCGAATACCAGTCGATCAATGCAACCGGTTGCTCGGTGCAAGGGGCCGTGCTCTTTGCCGAGGTGCTGTCGTGCCTCAAGCGGTCCCTGGCACGGCTCCTGGTGGTGGTGGTCAGTCTGGGCTTTGGCATTGTCAAGCCCAGGCTGGGGCCCATGCTGCACCGTGTGCTGGGGTTAGGGGCCGCCTACTTTGTGATGGCCTCCCTTGAGGGATGCCTGCGCACACTCAAG CCCAAGAACACGCCTGACCGGTTGCTGACGGTGCTGGGCATAGGGCTGGCCCTATTGGACAGCGCCATCTGCTGGTGGATCTTCAGCAGCCTCAGTCAGACAACACGCACGCTGCGGTTGCGTCGCAACGTCATCAAACTCTCCCTATACCGTCACTTCACCAACACTTTGGTGTTTGCCGTTCTGG CATCCGTTGTGTTCATGGTGTGGGTGACTTTCGACCACCGCACAGCTGAGTGCCTGACG GACTGGAAGGAGCTGTGGTTTGACGAGGGCTACTGGCACTTGCTCTTCTCCCTGGTTTTGCTGGTCATCATGGTCCTCTGGCGTCCAACCAACAACAATAAGCG GTATGCCTTCACGCCACTGCTAGATGCTGCTGACGATGAGTTAGAGGAGGAGGAATTCCTTCAGCAGCCTCACGATGCGTTTG AGGGCATGAAGATGCGGTCCACGAAGCCAGCAGCAGGCCAGCCAGCTGCCAACAAGGAGGATCCG GAGGATGACCTGAAGTGGGTCGAGGAGACCATTCCCTCATCCTTGGGAGAAAC ggccctgCCAAGCCTCTTGGACTCGGATGAG GAAATCATGACTGTACGGTTCGAACGGAACAAGATGGAGTGA